Proteins found in one Wenzhouxiangella sp. XN201 genomic segment:
- a CDS encoding TrkH family potassium uptake protein, which translates to MNLRTYAPVQRIVGVLLLFLSLGFVPPLLFAIFSADGTEIAFFVSLVFVAIAGLLMYLPVRSSRRELRIRDGFLVVVACWGAVCLAGALPFMLAIGASPADAVFESTSGITTTGATVFTGLDKMPISILWYRQQLQWMGGLGIIVLAVAILPMLRIGGMQVYKAEVTGPVKERRLTPRIAETAKALWLIYIGLTVICAAAYWAAGMNLFDAIGHSFSTVSTAGFSPHDASIGFFESALIEWLVVLFMFVASINFTLHFLALRQATAQVYLRDPELKLFVGLLLVVWALATVLLWQQHVFDDFWESTRHAVFQTVSYMTTTGYGTDAVYLWPGTLPLLLLLISALGGCAGATTGGFKIIRVYLLTKQGIRELKRLIHPRSVVPLKLGGRTLNQEVANAVWGFVSLYILCIVVLTLIVSGLEYDLVTAVSVVFSAMNNLGPALGEAGPHWGGLSDMTKWLMSFAMLLGRLEIFTILVLLTPTYWKH; encoded by the coding sequence ATGAACTTGCGAACTTACGCACCGGTTCAGCGCATCGTCGGGGTGCTGCTGCTGTTTCTCAGCCTCGGTTTTGTCCCGCCTTTGCTGTTTGCCATTTTTTCGGCCGATGGCACGGAAATCGCGTTTTTCGTGAGCTTGGTCTTCGTTGCGATAGCCGGCTTGTTGATGTACCTACCCGTTCGCAGTTCAAGGCGGGAGTTGCGAATCCGCGACGGCTTTCTGGTCGTGGTCGCGTGTTGGGGGGCAGTATGTCTGGCCGGTGCTTTACCGTTCATGCTCGCCATTGGCGCTAGTCCGGCCGATGCAGTTTTTGAATCGACGTCTGGCATCACCACGACCGGAGCAACAGTATTTACAGGCTTGGACAAGATGCCTATTTCAATCCTCTGGTATCGCCAGCAGCTGCAGTGGATGGGTGGTCTGGGCATTATTGTGTTGGCTGTGGCCATCCTGCCGATGCTGCGCATCGGCGGGATGCAGGTTTACAAGGCAGAAGTGACAGGGCCAGTCAAAGAGCGTCGCCTGACGCCTCGCATCGCCGAGACGGCCAAGGCATTGTGGCTGATTTACATTGGATTGACGGTTATATGTGCAGCTGCCTACTGGGCGGCGGGCATGAATCTCTTTGACGCTATTGGGCATTCTTTTTCGACCGTTTCGACTGCTGGATTTTCACCGCACGATGCTTCCATTGGTTTTTTTGAGTCGGCGCTGATTGAATGGCTTGTCGTCCTCTTCATGTTTGTTGCCAGCATCAATTTCACATTGCATTTTCTCGCGCTCAGGCAAGCAACCGCTCAAGTCTATTTGCGTGACCCTGAACTGAAGTTGTTCGTGGGATTGCTGTTGGTGGTTTGGGCCCTTGCGACCGTTCTGTTGTGGCAGCAGCACGTTTTTGATGATTTCTGGGAGTCTACGCGGCACGCGGTTTTTCAGACAGTTTCCTACATGACGACGACCGGTTACGGGACAGATGCCGTCTATTTATGGCCTGGCACCTTACCTCTGCTGCTCTTGCTGATCAGTGCATTGGGCGGCTGTGCGGGTGCGACCACGGGCGGGTTCAAGATCATCCGCGTCTACCTGTTGACCAAGCAGGGTATCCGCGAACTCAAACGACTCATCCATCCTCGTTCCGTCGTGCCTCTCAAGCTCGGTGGGCGTACTCTCAATCAGGAAGTGGCCAATGCCGTTTGGGGTTTCGTCTCGCTCTACATTTTATGCATCGTCGTACTGACGCTCATTGTTTCCGGCCTCGAGTACGACCTCGTCACTGCTGTGTCGGTGGTTTTTTCGGCTATGAACAACCTCGGCCCAGCGCTGGGAGAGGCTGGCCCGCACTGGGGCGGATTGAGCGATATGACCAAGTGGCTGATGAGTTTCGCAATGCTTCTCGGACGGCTGGAAATTTTCACCATCCTGGTGTTGTTGACGCCGACCTATTGGAAACACTGA
- a CDS encoding DUF4390 domain-containing protein — protein sequence MPLAGCRDADRGQWQVDFIEPRLVRTGEGLDFIAGVDLEPSPAMLDALDRGVALTFLVALRASSGKVWLPGLDERRRHRFEISYLPLSQHFQLVDFHNDTRVTFPRLSMLTEALRAPRAWSIPLEPGDEVSRVRARIQLDRTRLPSPMRLPTWFEEQWRLGSGWQTLVPPEATESDR from the coding sequence TTGCCGCTCGCCGGGTGCCGTGACGCCGATCGCGGTCAGTGGCAGGTCGATTTCATCGAGCCGCGCCTGGTCCGAACCGGGGAAGGCCTGGATTTCATCGCCGGCGTTGATCTCGAGCCCAGCCCGGCCATGCTGGACGCACTCGACCGCGGCGTGGCGCTGACCTTTCTGGTCGCGCTGCGCGCCTCCTCCGGCAAGGTCTGGCTGCCCGGGCTGGACGAGCGCCGTCGGCACCGCTTCGAGATCAGTTACCTGCCGCTGAGCCAGCATTTCCAGCTGGTGGATTTCCATAACGACACGCGCGTGACCTTTCCGCGGCTGAGCATGCTCACCGAGGCCCTGCGGGCGCCACGGGCCTGGTCGATTCCGCTCGAACCCGGCGACGAGGTCAGCCGTGTTCGGGCGCGCATCCAGCTCGACCGCACACGCCTGCCATCACCAATGCGCCTGCCGACCTGGTTCGAGGAACAGTGGCGGCTGGGCAGCGGTTGGCAGACCCTGGTGCCGCCGGAGGCAACTGAAAGTGATCGGTAA
- a CDS encoding sigma-54 dependent transcriptional regulator has product MSSARILIVDDEPDIREMIGEILADEGHEVAFAADAGEARERLRESAPELILLDVWMPDTDGISLLREWRDADVLNCPVVMISGHGSVETAVEATRLGAFDFIEKPVSMARLMVTIENALEAGRLKRENEGLKRSQPAVLEPIGRSAVVQQLRQRLERVAQHEAPVLVTGEPGVGKLEAARWIHAHSRRSDGPFVSAATRVDGQSFQVMLVGENGSGGLLAEAQGGVLFIDDVSRLDRSAQTVLLKVLESGRLSPDQSDSAELDLRLIAGTGQPLEKLVREGRFDESLFYQLNVLPLEIPPLRERQEDVPDLVRFYAEFYPGRDGTPYRHFPVAVQNRLRQYHWPGNLRELRNLVQRLLILGGGEEVTVAEVEEALAQSDTGETVGDRKVPALYNLPLREAREEFERQYLTFKLQSVEGSVGKLAEIVEMERTHLYRKLKQLGIDPKQF; this is encoded by the coding sequence ATGAGCAGCGCCCGCATTCTCATCGTCGACGACGAACCCGATATCCGCGAGATGATCGGCGAAATCCTGGCCGATGAAGGTCATGAAGTGGCCTTTGCGGCCGACGCCGGCGAGGCGCGCGAGCGACTGCGCGAATCCGCACCGGAACTGATCCTGCTCGATGTCTGGATGCCGGACACCGACGGCATCAGCCTGCTGCGTGAGTGGCGCGATGCCGACGTCCTCAACTGCCCGGTGGTGATGATCTCCGGCCACGGCTCGGTCGAGACCGCGGTCGAGGCCACGCGCCTGGGCGCTTTCGACTTCATCGAGAAGCCCGTGTCGATGGCGCGCCTGATGGTCACCATCGAAAACGCGCTCGAGGCCGGTCGCCTCAAGCGCGAGAACGAGGGACTCAAGCGCAGCCAGCCGGCCGTGCTCGAGCCGATCGGCCGCTCGGCGGTGGTGCAGCAGTTGCGCCAGCGGCTGGAACGGGTGGCCCAGCACGAGGCACCCGTACTGGTCACCGGCGAACCCGGGGTCGGCAAGCTCGAGGCCGCGCGCTGGATTCACGCCCACTCGCGCCGCAGCGATGGCCCCTTTGTCAGTGCCGCCACCCGCGTCGACGGTCAGTCCTTCCAGGTCATGCTGGTCGGCGAGAACGGCTCCGGCGGCTTGCTGGCCGAAGCCCAGGGCGGAGTGCTGTTCATCGACGACGTCTCGCGCCTGGACCGCAGCGCCCAGACGGTGCTGCTCAAGGTGCTCGAGTCGGGCCGCTTGTCGCCCGACCAGAGCGACAGCGCCGAGCTCGATCTGCGCCTGATCGCCGGCACCGGCCAGCCGCTCGAGAAACTGGTACGTGAAGGCCGCTTCGACGAGTCGCTGTTCTACCAGCTCAACGTCCTGCCGCTCGAGATTCCGCCGCTGCGGGAACGACAGGAGGATGTGCCCGACCTGGTGCGCTTCTATGCCGAGTTCTATCCGGGTCGCGACGGCACGCCCTACCGACACTTTCCCGTGGCGGTGCAGAACCGCCTCAGGCAGTATCACTGGCCTGGAAACCTGCGCGAACTGCGCAACCTGGTCCAGCGCCTGCTGATTCTCGGCGGCGGCGAGGAAGTGACCGTGGCTGAGGTCGAAGAGGCCCTGGCTCAGTCCGATACCGGCGAGACCGTCGGCGACCGCAAGGTGCCGGCCCTCTACAATCTGCCGCTGAGAGAAGCGCGCGAGGAGTTCGAGCGCCAGTACCTGACCTTCAAGTTGCAGTCGGTGGAAGGCAGTGTCGGCAAGCTGGCGGAAATCGTCGAGATGGAGCGCACCCATCTCTATCGCAAGCTCAAGCAGCTGGGCATCGACCCCAAGCAGTTCTAG
- a CDS encoding tetratricopeptide repeat protein, whose product MDPKVIEKLIDQGRDSYEARLAAGQARLKAGDLDRAIDHLQKATAHKPEQTMAWQELGKARNESGDADGARAAWERGLKAAGANGDKQAEKVITVWLRRLDRRDD is encoded by the coding sequence ATGGATCCAAAAGTCATTGAAAAACTCATCGACCAGGGCCGCGATTCCTACGAAGCCCGCCTGGCTGCCGGGCAGGCGCGGCTGAAGGCAGGCGATCTCGATAGGGCCATCGATCACCTTCAAAAGGCCACGGCTCACAAGCCCGAACAAACCATGGCCTGGCAGGAATTGGGCAAGGCCCGCAACGAGTCGGGTGATGCGGATGGTGCCCGTGCAGCTTGGGAGCGGGGCCTGAAAGCGGCCGGGGCCAACGGCGACAAGCAGGCTGAAAAGGTGATCACTGTCTGGCTCCGGCGCCTGGACCGGCGCGATGACTGA
- the rsmB gene encoding 16S rRNA (cytosine(967)-C(5))-methyltransferase RsmB, which yields MASDGALPRQLAARALTAVLDNGRALDATLAPLLEPLGEARDRALTRRLCHGVLRDWPALDRLIGRLVEKPLKGRNRRLHFLLAVALHELRDGREPDHAVVHAAVAAARSLCGSRLAGLTNGVLRNFGRRREALLAELPDTAAFRLGYPGWLVEAIEADRGDKTQAILAAGNQSPPLWLRVNRRRIARETYREQLAQAGIEARAVDGFADALVLAERIAVSRLPGFDQGLVSIQDGAAQLAADYLELEAGQRVLDACAAPGGKSAHILERAEVELTALDIDGERLVRIGSTLDRLGFEARLVEGDAASPDSWWDGRHFDRILIDAPCSATGVIRRHPDIRWLRRPEDIEHLVATQREILDALWSLLRPGGILVYATCSLLRVENDEQARAFLERHADARAIDNPDMPGRPARPGRQILPGERDCDGFYYLAARRVP from the coding sequence ATGGCGAGTGACGGTGCACTGCCCCGGCAGTTGGCTGCACGCGCACTGACGGCCGTACTCGACAACGGTCGCGCGCTCGATGCCACGCTGGCGCCGCTGCTCGAACCGCTTGGCGAGGCCCGCGACCGGGCGCTGACGCGTCGCTTGTGCCATGGGGTTCTGCGCGACTGGCCGGCGCTGGACCGCTTGATCGGGCGGCTGGTGGAAAAGCCGCTGAAGGGCCGCAATCGCCGCCTGCATTTCCTGCTCGCTGTCGCCCTGCACGAGCTGCGCGATGGGCGCGAACCCGATCATGCTGTCGTGCATGCAGCCGTTGCTGCTGCGCGTTCCCTGTGCGGGTCGCGTCTGGCTGGACTGACCAACGGCGTGTTGCGGAATTTCGGTCGCCGGCGTGAGGCGCTGCTGGCCGAATTGCCCGACACCGCCGCCTTTCGATTGGGTTATCCGGGCTGGCTGGTCGAGGCGATCGAGGCGGATCGGGGCGATAAGACGCAAGCCATCCTGGCCGCCGGCAACCAGTCGCCGCCGCTGTGGCTGCGGGTCAATCGTCGGCGCATCGCGCGCGAGACCTATCGGGAGCAGCTCGCGCAGGCCGGGATCGAGGCCCGTGCCGTCGACGGCTTTGCCGATGCCCTGGTACTGGCCGAACGGATCGCCGTCAGCCGCCTGCCCGGATTCGACCAGGGCCTGGTGTCGATCCAGGATGGCGCTGCCCAGTTGGCCGCCGATTACCTCGAGCTGGAAGCGGGTCAACGCGTGCTCGACGCCTGCGCCGCACCCGGTGGCAAGTCCGCGCATATTCTCGAGCGCGCCGAGGTCGAGCTCACCGCACTGGATATCGACGGCGAGCGACTGGTTCGGATCGGCAGCACACTCGACCGGCTCGGGTTCGAGGCTCGCCTCGTCGAAGGCGACGCAGCCAGCCCCGACAGCTGGTGGGACGGCCGGCACTTCGATCGCATCCTGATCGACGCACCCTGTTCGGCCACGGGGGTCATCCGGCGCCATCCGGATATCCGCTGGCTGCGGCGGCCGGAGGATATCGAGCACCTGGTCGCAACCCAGCGCGAAATCCTCGACGCCTTGTGGTCCCTGCTCCGTCCCGGCGGTATCCTTGTCTACGCGACCTGTTCGCTGCTGAGGGTCGAAAACGACGAACAGGCCCGTGCCTTTCTGGAGCGCCATGCCGATGCCCGCGCAATCGACAATCCCGACATGCCCGGTCGGCCGGCTCGGCCGGGCCGCCAGATTCTGCCTGGCGAGCGTGATTGCGACGGTTTTTATTACCTTGCCGCTCGCCGGGTGCCGTGA
- a CDS encoding ATP-binding protein: MIGKRGRLRILRAIPIAAVLLMLLTALYLVSTVEQEATQLGRLAQWIFALTGVAVLVLLGVIVGRVVRLFRRLRRDEPGARLTARLVAVFVTLTLPPVVILYLFAIQFLSDTIDGWMDIAAEQALADSIELGQMFLDLRTRDARDEIARISGRLDMGDEDRLFRQLLSQVSSSGPTELSVLDASGSARVSASINPGRIVTDRPNDFALSQALDDQEYAAAEPVEGGIRIRVLNDLGRQTLDGETLILQALYPLPEEFSELAGRIESAYHRYQNVAYLRVRLQQSLVLILSLVLLLTVLLAMLLAFNAARRLTQPIRELAQATEELAAGRFPEDLEVTTRDELGFLVRSFNTMTRELASSRQQLEAQRRYLEIVLGRLSAGVLAIDTEDRISAFNESATRILSLDPAACRGHALSELAAGRPDLAPLFELIIGRHAAPGADWRQEIKLGTAEQPLVLVCRGSDLPAETGGHVVVFDDVTVLDQAQREAAWAEVARRLAHEVKNPLTPIQLAAERLAWKLEPVLESEQRDLLMRSTSTIRAQVDALRRLVDNFGDYARPSRLKVERIDLRQVISEVIDLYATGDMPIQFELHADDEAGFVLADAGQIRQLLINLVRNAQEAQPEGQPHIRLDLRLADLGGRRGVELLLYDDGPGFSDEVLARIFEPYVTTKPRGSGLGLAIVRRIVEDHGGRIRVANSAAGGAEVRIWLPAG; this comes from the coding sequence GTGATCGGTAAGCGCGGCCGACTGCGCATCCTGCGCGCCATTCCCATCGCCGCAGTCCTGCTGATGCTGCTGACCGCGCTTTACCTGGTCTCGACGGTCGAGCAGGAGGCAACCCAGCTCGGCCGCCTGGCGCAGTGGATTTTTGCCCTGACCGGCGTGGCCGTGCTGGTGCTGCTGGGCGTAATCGTCGGCCGGGTCGTGCGCCTGTTCCGACGTTTGCGACGGGACGAGCCCGGCGCGCGGCTGACCGCGCGACTGGTCGCCGTGTTCGTGACCCTGACCTTGCCGCCGGTCGTCATTCTCTATCTGTTCGCCATCCAGTTCCTGAGTGACACCATCGATGGCTGGATGGATATTGCCGCCGAGCAGGCGCTGGCCGACTCGATAGAATTGGGGCAGATGTTTCTCGATCTTCGAACGCGCGATGCGCGCGACGAAATCGCGCGCATTTCCGGGCGACTCGACATGGGCGATGAGGATCGCCTGTTCCGTCAGCTGCTCAGCCAGGTCAGCAGTTCCGGTCCGACCGAGCTTTCGGTGCTCGACGCCTCCGGATCGGCGCGCGTGAGTGCAAGCATCAATCCCGGTCGGATCGTCACCGACCGGCCCAACGATTTTGCCCTGAGTCAGGCCCTGGACGACCAGGAATACGCTGCGGCCGAGCCGGTCGAGGGCGGCATCCGCATTCGCGTCCTGAACGATCTCGGACGCCAGACGCTCGACGGTGAAACCCTGATCCTGCAGGCGCTCTATCCGCTGCCGGAAGAGTTCAGTGAACTGGCCGGCCGCATCGAGTCGGCCTATCACCGCTATCAGAACGTGGCCTATCTGCGGGTGCGCCTGCAGCAGAGCCTGGTCCTGATCCTGTCACTCGTGCTGCTGCTGACCGTGCTGCTGGCAATGCTGCTGGCATTCAATGCCGCACGGCGTCTGACCCAGCCGATTCGTGAGCTGGCCCAGGCGACCGAGGAACTGGCCGCAGGTCGCTTCCCCGAGGACCTTGAGGTCACGACCCGCGACGAGCTCGGATTCCTGGTGCGCTCGTTCAACACCATGACGCGCGAGCTGGCCTCGAGCCGCCAGCAACTCGAAGCCCAGCGCCGCTACCTGGAGATCGTGCTCGGCCGGCTGTCGGCCGGGGTGCTGGCAATCGATACCGAAGACCGCATCAGCGCGTTCAACGAATCGGCTACCCGAATTCTCTCGCTCGATCCGGCAGCCTGCCGCGGTCATGCACTCTCAGAGCTGGCGGCCGGACGTCCGGACCTGGCACCGCTGTTCGAACTGATCATCGGACGCCACGCCGCGCCGGGCGCCGACTGGCGCCAGGAGATCAAGCTGGGCACGGCCGAGCAGCCGCTGGTGCTGGTTTGTCGCGGCTCCGACCTGCCCGCCGAGACCGGTGGCCACGTCGTGGTATTCGACGATGTGACCGTGCTCGACCAGGCACAGCGCGAGGCGGCATGGGCCGAAGTGGCGCGGCGCCTGGCGCACGAGGTCAAGAACCCGCTCACACCGATTCAGCTGGCGGCCGAACGCCTGGCCTGGAAGCTCGAACCCGTGCTCGAGTCCGAACAGCGCGACCTGCTGATGCGCTCGACTTCGACCATCCGCGCCCAGGTCGATGCCCTGCGGCGCCTGGTCGACAATTTCGGCGATTACGCCCGGCCGTCCCGGCTGAAGGTCGAGCGCATCGATCTCCGCCAGGTCATCAGCGAAGTCATCGACCTCTACGCCACCGGCGACATGCCGATCCAGTTCGAGCTGCATGCCGATGACGAGGCCGGCTTCGTTCTGGCCGATGCCGGACAGATCCGCCAGCTGTTGATCAACCTGGTGCGTAACGCCCAGGAAGCGCAACCGGAGGGCCAGCCGCATATCCGGCTCGATCTGCGCCTGGCTGATCTGGGTGGGCGCCGCGGCGTTGAGCTGTTGTTGTACGACGACGGCCCCGGTTTTTCCGACGAAGTGCTCGCGCGCATCTTCGAGCCTTATGTCACGACCAAGCCGCGCGGTTCCGGTCTGGGTCTGGCCATTGTTCGCCGCATTGTCGAGGATCACGGTGGCCGCATCCGTGTCGCCAATTCCGCCGCCGGCGGCGCCGAAGTCCGCATCTGGTTGCCGGCCGGGTGA
- the trkA gene encoding Trk system potassium transporter TrkA — MQIIILGAGQVGTGMARSLSAEDFDITVVDTDPERLRELQEKLDIRTVLGHAAHPETLIRAGIEDADLLIALTNSDETNMVACQVAYSLFNTPTKVARVRAADYLAHPELFNRENTPIDLLISPEGLVTDHIQRLIDYPGALQVLDFADGRAQLVGTRAFHDGPLVGHELRALRDKLPRGVDARVAAIFRNDVPIIPEGDTVIEVDDTVFFLAARDDIPVVMRELRRMSEPGHRILLAGGGNIGANLARRLERSHHVKLIERDPVRAERIAEDLDTAIVLVGDCADEDLLHEEGIDETDVYCALTNDDEANILSSMLAKRMGADKVIALINRPAYVDLVESDRIDVAVSPQQVTIGALLTHIRKGHMVRVHSLRRGAAEAIEAVAHGTPGQSKVVGKRIEEIELPPATTIGGIIRGEQVIIAHHDVTIETDDHVILFVADQRSIKRVERLFAVDAVFV, encoded by the coding sequence ATGCAGATCATCATTCTCGGAGCGGGACAGGTCGGCACCGGCATGGCCCGCAGCCTGTCGGCCGAGGATTTCGACATCACCGTCGTCGACACCGACCCGGAGCGCCTGCGCGAGCTGCAGGAAAAGCTCGATATCCGCACCGTGCTGGGGCACGCCGCGCATCCGGAAACCCTGATTCGCGCCGGCATCGAGGATGCCGACCTGCTGATCGCGCTGACCAATTCAGACGAGACCAACATGGTCGCCTGCCAGGTGGCCTACTCGCTGTTCAACACGCCGACCAAGGTCGCGCGGGTGCGCGCTGCCGACTACCTCGCCCACCCCGAGCTGTTCAATCGCGAAAATACCCCCATCGACTTGCTGATCAGCCCGGAAGGCCTGGTTACCGACCACATCCAGCGACTGATCGACTATCCCGGCGCCCTGCAGGTGCTCGACTTCGCCGACGGCCGCGCCCAGCTGGTCGGCACGCGCGCCTTTCATGACGGGCCGCTGGTCGGCCATGAACTCAGGGCGCTGCGCGACAAGCTGCCGCGCGGGGTCGATGCCCGGGTGGCCGCAATTTTCCGCAACGACGTGCCGATCATTCCCGAGGGCGATACGGTCATCGAGGTCGATGACACCGTCTTCTTCCTGGCGGCCCGCGACGACATTCCCGTGGTGATGCGAGAGCTCAGGCGCATGAGCGAACCGGGCCACCGTATTCTGCTTGCCGGCGGTGGCAACATCGGTGCCAACCTGGCGCGCCGGCTGGAGCGCAGCCATCACGTCAAATTGATCGAGCGCGACCCGGTCCGGGCCGAGCGCATCGCTGAGGATCTCGATACCGCCATCGTGCTGGTCGGAGACTGTGCCGACGAGGATCTGCTGCACGAGGAAGGGATCGACGAGACCGATGTTTACTGCGCCCTGACCAACGACGACGAAGCCAATATCCTCTCTTCGATGCTGGCCAAGCGAATGGGCGCCGACAAAGTCATCGCGCTGATCAATCGCCCGGCCTACGTCGACCTGGTCGAGTCCGATCGCATCGACGTGGCGGTCAGCCCGCAGCAGGTCACCATCGGTGCGCTGCTGACGCATATCCGCAAGGGTCACATGGTGCGCGTGCATTCGCTCAGGCGTGGTGCGGCCGAGGCGATCGAGGCGGTCGCCCACGGCACACCGGGGCAGTCGAAAGTGGTCGGCAAGCGCATCGAGGAGATCGAACTTCCGCCGGCGACCACTATCGGCGGCATCATCCGCGGCGAACAGGTGATCATCGCCCATCACGATGTGACGATCGAGACCGACGATCATGTCATTCTGTTCGTCGCCGACCAGCGCTCCATCAAGCGCGTCGAGCGGTTGTTCGCGGTCGACGCCGTGTTCGTGTAG